A DNA window from Gasterosteus aculeatus chromosome 16, fGasAcu3.hap1.1, whole genome shotgun sequence contains the following coding sequences:
- the mid1 gene encoding E3 ubiquitin-protein ligase Midline-1 isoform X2: METLESELTCPICLELFEDPLLLPCAHSLCFNCAHRILVSHCTPSEPIQSISAFQCPTCRYVIALNQRGLEGLKRNVTLQNIIDRYQKASLSGPNSPNETRRARNSEAMTCPGDRVQCQFCEQDPPQDAVKTCVTCEVSYCDECLKATHPNKKPFTGHRLIEPVPDSHPRGLMCLEHEDEKVNMYCVTDEQLICALCKLVGRHRDHHVAALGDRFDKLKQALDSNLSSLIKRTSELESLMGKLIQTCQHVEINASKQENKLLEECDLLITIIQQRRLVIATKIKEGKSIRMRKLAQQIASCKQCIERSSSLITQADQTLKETDHARFLQTAKSTCERVSMATASSQILLPEMNLNDTFDTFALDFTREKKMLESLDYLTAPNPPTIREELCTASYDTITVHWTSDDEFSVVSYELQYAIFTSQSNVVSLCNSADSWMIVPNIKQNCYTVHGLQCGTKYIFIVRAINQAGHRSSEPGKLKTNSQPFKLDPKSAHRKLRVSHDNLTVERDETSSKKNHSQDRFTSHSSYGVTGNVYIDSGRHYWEALIGGSSWFAVGIAYKSAPKHEWVGKNSASWVLSRCNNSWVVRHNSKEMPIEPSPHLRRLGVLLDYDAGSLSFYDAVAAQHLHTFEIDFAQPVCPVFNVWNRCLTVLTGLPIPDHLEGTDYNN, translated from the exons ATGGAAACGCTGGAGTCGGAACTGACCTGCCCAATCTGTCTGGAGCTCTTCGAGGACCCGCTGCTCTTGCCCTGTGCTCACAGCCTTTGTTTCAACTGTGCCCATCGCATTCTGGTCTCACACTGCACGCCCAGCGAGCCGATTCAATCCATCAGCGCCTTCCAGTGCCCAACCTGTCGCTATGTCATCGCCCTCAACCAGAGGGGCCTAGAGGGACTCAAACGCAACGTCACATTGCAGAACATCATTGACCGCTACCAGAAAGCTTCTCTGAGCGGACCTAATTCTCCTAACGAGACTCGGCGCGCCCGGAACAGCGAAGCCATGACTTGTCCCGGCGACCGGGTGCAGTGTCAGTTCTGCGAGCAGGATCCCCCTCAGGACGCCGTGAAGACCTGCGTCACCTGCGAGGTGTCCTACTGCGACGAGTGTCTCAAGGCCACCCACCCCAACAAGAAGCCCTTCACGGGCCACCGTCTGATCGAGCCCGTGCCGGACTCCCACCCGCGGGGGCTCATGTGCCTGGAGCACGAGGACGAGAAGGTCAACATGTACTGTGTGACGGACGAGCAGTTGATCTGCGCGCTGTGCAAGCTGGTCGGCCGACACCGGGACCACCACGTCGCCGCCCTCGGCGACCGGTTCGACAAACTCAAG CAAGCTTTGGATTCCAACCTCAGCAGTCTAATCAAGAGGACCAGTGAGTTGGAAAGTCTTATGGGGAAACTCATCCAAACCTGCCAACATGTGGAG ATAAATGCttcaaaacaggaaaacaagctgctggaggagtgTGACCTGCTGATTACAATCATACAGCAGCGGAGACTAGTCATAGCAACCAAGATAAAGGAGGGAAAG TCTATACGGATGAGGAAACTAGCCCAGCAGATTGCCAGCTGCAAGCAGTGTATTGAGAGGTCATCCTCCCTCATCACTCAGGCTGACCAGACTCTGAAGGAGACGGACCACGCTCGCTTCCTCCAAACGGCTAAAAGCACATGTGAGAG agtctccatggcaacggcctCCTCTCAAATCCTGTTACCAGAAATGAACCTGAATGATACCTTTGATACTTTTGCTTTGGACTTCacgagggagaaaaaaatgctAGAAAGCTTGGATTACCTCACAG CACCAAATCCACCCACAATCCGTGAGGAATTATGTACAGCTTCATACGACACAATCACGGTTCACTGGACATCAGATGATGAATTCTCTGTTGTATCATATGAACTTCAGTACGCCATCTTCACTAGCCAATCCAATGTTGTCA GTCTGTGCAACTCTGCTGACAGCTGGATGATTGTACCAAACATCAAGCAGAATTGCTACACTGTCCACGGGCTCCAGTGTGGCACCAAGTACATTTTCATTGTGAGGGCCATAAACCAGGCTGGACACCGCAGCAGTGAACCAGGGAAACTCAAGACCAACA GTCAACCATTCAAGTTGGACCCAAAGTCAGCTCACCGGAAGCTGAGGGTGTCCCACGACAACCTGACGGTGGAGAGGGACGAGACGTCCTCCAAGAAGAACCACAGTCAGGACCGCTTCACCAGCCACAGCAGCTACGGTGTCACAGGGAACGTCTACATCGACAGCGGCCGCCATTACTGGGAAGCTCTGATTGGAGGAAGCTCATG GTTCGCAGTGGGCATTGCATACAAGTCAGCGCCAAAACATGAGTGGGTTGGCAAAAACTCTGCCTCCTGGGTTCTGTCTCGATGCAACAACTCGTGGGTGGTGCGTCACAACAGCAAGGAGATGCCCATCGAGCCCTCACCCCACCTGCGTCGTCTTGGAGTGCTGTTGGACTATGACGCCGGATCGCTGTCCTTCTACGACGCCGTTGCCGCTCAGCACTTGCACACATTCGAAATCGACTTCGCTCAGCCAGTGTGCCCGGTGTTCAATGTGTGGAACAGGTGTTTGACAGTTCTTACCGGACTGCCCATACCAGATCACTTGGAGGGCACAGACTACAACAACTGA
- the mid1 gene encoding E3 ubiquitin-protein ligase Midline-1 isoform X1, with product METLESELTCPICLELFEDPLLLPCAHSLCFNCAHRILVSHCTPSEPIQSISAFQCPTCRYVIALNQRGLEGLKRNVTLQNIIDRYQKASLSGPNSPNETRRARNSEAMTCPGDRVQCQFCEQDPPQDAVKTCVTCEVSYCDECLKATHPNKKPFTGHRLIEPVPDSHPRGLMCLEHEDEKVNMYCVTDEQLICALCKLVGRHRDHHVAALGDRFDKLKKSSGRFLCVVGRGHSHQEADQQALDSNLSSLIKRTSELESLMGKLIQTCQHVEINASKQENKLLEECDLLITIIQQRRLVIATKIKEGKSIRMRKLAQQIASCKQCIERSSSLITQADQTLKETDHARFLQTAKSTCERVSMATASSQILLPEMNLNDTFDTFALDFTREKKMLESLDYLTAPNPPTIREELCTASYDTITVHWTSDDEFSVVSYELQYAIFTSQSNVVSLCNSADSWMIVPNIKQNCYTVHGLQCGTKYIFIVRAINQAGHRSSEPGKLKTNSQPFKLDPKSAHRKLRVSHDNLTVERDETSSKKNHSQDRFTSHSSYGVTGNVYIDSGRHYWEALIGGSSWFAVGIAYKSAPKHEWVGKNSASWVLSRCNNSWVVRHNSKEMPIEPSPHLRRLGVLLDYDAGSLSFYDAVAAQHLHTFEIDFAQPVCPVFNVWNRCLTVLTGLPIPDHLEGTDYNN from the exons ATGGAAACGCTGGAGTCGGAACTGACCTGCCCAATCTGTCTGGAGCTCTTCGAGGACCCGCTGCTCTTGCCCTGTGCTCACAGCCTTTGTTTCAACTGTGCCCATCGCATTCTGGTCTCACACTGCACGCCCAGCGAGCCGATTCAATCCATCAGCGCCTTCCAGTGCCCAACCTGTCGCTATGTCATCGCCCTCAACCAGAGGGGCCTAGAGGGACTCAAACGCAACGTCACATTGCAGAACATCATTGACCGCTACCAGAAAGCTTCTCTGAGCGGACCTAATTCTCCTAACGAGACTCGGCGCGCCCGGAACAGCGAAGCCATGACTTGTCCCGGCGACCGGGTGCAGTGTCAGTTCTGCGAGCAGGATCCCCCTCAGGACGCCGTGAAGACCTGCGTCACCTGCGAGGTGTCCTACTGCGACGAGTGTCTCAAGGCCACCCACCCCAACAAGAAGCCCTTCACGGGCCACCGTCTGATCGAGCCCGTGCCGGACTCCCACCCGCGGGGGCTCATGTGCCTGGAGCACGAGGACGAGAAGGTCAACATGTACTGTGTGACGGACGAGCAGTTGATCTGCGCGCTGTGCAAGCTGGTCGGCCGACACCGGGACCACCACGTCGCCGCCCTCGGCGACCGGTTCGACAAACTCAAG AAATCGTCTGGCCGCTTTCTCTGTGTGGTGGGCCGTGGGCATTCACACCAGGAGGCCGACCAG CAAGCTTTGGATTCCAACCTCAGCAGTCTAATCAAGAGGACCAGTGAGTTGGAAAGTCTTATGGGGAAACTCATCCAAACCTGCCAACATGTGGAG ATAAATGCttcaaaacaggaaaacaagctgctggaggagtgTGACCTGCTGATTACAATCATACAGCAGCGGAGACTAGTCATAGCAACCAAGATAAAGGAGGGAAAG TCTATACGGATGAGGAAACTAGCCCAGCAGATTGCCAGCTGCAAGCAGTGTATTGAGAGGTCATCCTCCCTCATCACTCAGGCTGACCAGACTCTGAAGGAGACGGACCACGCTCGCTTCCTCCAAACGGCTAAAAGCACATGTGAGAG agtctccatggcaacggcctCCTCTCAAATCCTGTTACCAGAAATGAACCTGAATGATACCTTTGATACTTTTGCTTTGGACTTCacgagggagaaaaaaatgctAGAAAGCTTGGATTACCTCACAG CACCAAATCCACCCACAATCCGTGAGGAATTATGTACAGCTTCATACGACACAATCACGGTTCACTGGACATCAGATGATGAATTCTCTGTTGTATCATATGAACTTCAGTACGCCATCTTCACTAGCCAATCCAATGTTGTCA GTCTGTGCAACTCTGCTGACAGCTGGATGATTGTACCAAACATCAAGCAGAATTGCTACACTGTCCACGGGCTCCAGTGTGGCACCAAGTACATTTTCATTGTGAGGGCCATAAACCAGGCTGGACACCGCAGCAGTGAACCAGGGAAACTCAAGACCAACA GTCAACCATTCAAGTTGGACCCAAAGTCAGCTCACCGGAAGCTGAGGGTGTCCCACGACAACCTGACGGTGGAGAGGGACGAGACGTCCTCCAAGAAGAACCACAGTCAGGACCGCTTCACCAGCCACAGCAGCTACGGTGTCACAGGGAACGTCTACATCGACAGCGGCCGCCATTACTGGGAAGCTCTGATTGGAGGAAGCTCATG GTTCGCAGTGGGCATTGCATACAAGTCAGCGCCAAAACATGAGTGGGTTGGCAAAAACTCTGCCTCCTGGGTTCTGTCTCGATGCAACAACTCGTGGGTGGTGCGTCACAACAGCAAGGAGATGCCCATCGAGCCCTCACCCCACCTGCGTCGTCTTGGAGTGCTGTTGGACTATGACGCCGGATCGCTGTCCTTCTACGACGCCGTTGCCGCTCAGCACTTGCACACATTCGAAATCGACTTCGCTCAGCCAGTGTGCCCGGTGTTCAATGTGTGGAACAGGTGTTTGACAGTTCTTACCGGACTGCCCATACCAGATCACTTGGAGGGCACAGACTACAACAACTGA